The Parachlamydia acanthamoebae genome has a window encoding:
- a CDS encoding efflux RND transporter periplasmic adaptor subunit yields MKRALIIFLIFILLAAGIFAIYKYFSGKDRSNELILYGNVDIRQVDLGFRVSGLVEKLFFDEGDEVHAGTLVGVLDKKIYEDQVAQAEANVKSISANLANAEKLYKRRQELLPSGSVSQEDLDDAYSNWNVLTANLEQSQASLRVAQDNLFYTEMYAPTDGFILTRIREPGSVVKESDPVCTVSIKSPLWIRAYVSEGNLGKIYPNMPAEVYTDTPTMPVYHGHIGFISPVSEFTPKTVETTQLRTDLVYRLRVIVDDPDRYLRQGMPVTVRLKLGDDPHQEQS; encoded by the coding sequence ATGAAAAGAGCTTTGATTATTTTCCTGATCTTTATTCTACTTGCAGCAGGAATATTCGCGATTTACAAGTATTTTTCAGGGAAAGACCGGTCTAATGAACTGATTCTTTATGGAAATGTCGATATTCGGCAGGTTGATCTAGGCTTTCGTGTAAGTGGACTGGTTGAAAAATTATTTTTTGACGAAGGTGATGAAGTTCATGCGGGAACATTGGTCGGAGTGCTTGATAAAAAAATCTATGAAGATCAGGTCGCACAAGCTGAAGCGAACGTCAAATCGATTAGTGCCAATTTAGCGAATGCAGAGAAGCTCTACAAAAGAAGGCAAGAGCTACTTCCGTCAGGATCTGTTTCACAAGAAGATTTAGATGATGCTTATTCAAATTGGAATGTTTTAACCGCAAATTTAGAACAATCTCAAGCCTCTTTGCGTGTTGCACAAGATAACTTGTTTTATACAGAAATGTATGCTCCGACAGATGGGTTTATTTTAACCAGAATTCGGGAACCAGGTTCTGTCGTCAAAGAAAGTGATCCTGTTTGTACGGTTTCCATTAAATCTCCCTTATGGATTCGAGCCTATGTTTCAGAGGGTAATTTAGGAAAGATTTACCCCAACATGCCGGCAGAAGTTTATACGGATACTCCCACTATGCCTGTCTATCATGGACATATTGGTTTTATCTCACCTGTTTCCGAATTCACTCCGAAAACCGTGGAAACCACCCAGTTGCGGACCGATCTTGTTTATCGTTTAAGAGTTATTGTAGATGACCCAGATCGATATTTACGACAAGGCATGCCGGTAACAGTGAGACTTAAATTGGGGGATGATCCCCATCAGGAACAATCGTGA